The Gallus gallus isolate bGalGal1 chromosome 31, bGalGal1.mat.broiler.GRCg7b, whole genome shotgun sequence genome includes a region encoding these proteins:
- the LOC121106523 gene encoding uncharacterized protein LOC121106523 isoform X1, with product MAAGTAPRLKRLLTKAGRPCALREPEMDCEGPNRASPGRQAAARPGEAQSWQASAPSAEGSCGGASARRGHIRHGRIRLVSVRGRESSQAGAPGQAEDVTARLTSPGCWKLGAVTVRFRDDDGPSPRSRGELCCSVCYPAQPVAGGLGRQSCQRGLWSSTTESTILLFLLEPWPGCGEKSKRRKRAPGVGVPPDCHVDRFIQWHQGWTCLQRLWTPRPRDGCIAVQLPSGRESFSRCSLPTGLPQIVAIWDAVSDYILEQMKLDKGVLVPGLGLFAAVREQFHSKEVAVSVRRPVFQLDIGVLWLQDLQSPTDIIPDDVKIERLNYRQLSRATGISLHVVQRCVRETVLLYCHLLRNKAHVSFAFKNIGVMTYEDDFLCMRFLSSCITTLESNASLTALLHTRIWPARSADFGSETTAHGIQVLPRFQLAVKKSRAEAAAERNAAVARKMSRGGTAGRLLQKRKTLPPSMLLQYQAGSRQQDVAKKPSASVLPPCAGSSHGRKQAGQKEPSTPAQTSTALPATEDSKRVLQELREVSALWNEADRTWPVYQQQVEQTRAERAAWEGWSAGEDQPPLQRFASASVWAPRPPAQPRGQQVRRRWRKDVDPPPGSKMGTATKLALHADLLSPASSSGAPKVGAPPPSARGFC from the exons ATGGCAGCCggcacagccccacggctgAAGCGGCTGCTTACAAAGGCAGGGCGGCCGTGTGCGCTGCGGGAGCCCGAAATGGACTGTGAGGGGCCCAACCGGGCCAGCCCGGGCCGGCAGGCTGCAGCGCGGCCGGGTGAGGCTCAGAGCTGGCAGGCCTCTGCCCCCTCCGCTGAGGGTTCGTGCGGCGGAGCTTCTGCCCGGAGGGGCCACATCCGGCACGGCAGGATTCGGCTGGTTAGTGTGCGAGGCCGGGAAAGCTCGCAGGCTGGGGCTCCGGGGCAGGCGGAGGATGTCACAGCGCGGCTGACATCACCgggctgctggaagctgggTGCTGTCACAGTGCGTTTCCGTGACGACGACGGGCCCTCCCCAAGGAGCCGAggggagctttgctgctctgtttgttacCCGGCGCAGCCTGTCGCGGGGGGGCTGGGCAGACAGTCTTGCCAAAGAGGCCTGTGGTCCAGCACAACTGAGAGCAcaatccttttgtttctcctcgaaccctggccaggctgtggggagaaaagcaagaggagaaagagggcACCGGGTGTTGGTGTTCCCCCGGACTGCCACGTGGATCGGTTCATTCAGTGGCATCAAGGCTGGACCTGCTTGCAGCGGCTTTGGACACCTCGCCCACGGGATGGATGCATTGCTGTACAACTCCCCAGTGGCCGGGAGAGCTTCTCCAGATGCTCATTGCCAACGGGGCTCCCCC agattGTGGCGATCTGGGATGCTGTGTCTGATTACATCCTGGAACAGATGAAGCTGGACAAG GGAGTCCTGGTCCCGGGACTCGGGCTCTTTGCTGCGGTCCGAGAGCAATTCCACAGCAAAGAAGTGGCGGTGTCGGTCCGAAGACCTGTCTTCCAGCTGGACATCggggtgctgtggctgcaggacctCCAGTCGCCCACCGACATCATCCCCG ACGATGTCAAGATTGAGCGGCTGAACTACCGGCAGCTCTCGCGAGCCACCGGCATCTCGCTGCACGTGGTGCAGCGCTGCGTGCGAGAGACCGTCCTCTTGTACTGTCACCTCCTGAGGAACAAGGCGCACGTCTCATTCGCCTTCAAGAACATTGGCGTTATGACATACGAGGACGACTTCCTCTGCATGAGGTTCTTGTCCAGCTGCATTACAACGCTGGAGAGCAATGCCAGCctgactgcactgctccacACT AGAATTTGGCCGGCCCGTTCTGCTGACTTCGGGTCAGAGACCACCGCTCATGGGATCCAGGTGTTGCCGAG GTTTCAGCTCGCTgtgaaaaagagcagagcagaggccgCCGCAGAAAGGAACGCTGCAGTGGCGCGGAAGATGAGTAgag GGGGCACTGCCGGCAGGCTGCTACAGAAGCGGAAGACACTTCCcccctccatgctgctgcaatACCAGGCAGGCTCAAGGCAGCAAGATGTGGCAAAGAAGCCTTCTGCCAG CGTGCTCCCGCCgtgtgcaggcagctcccacgggagaaagcaagcaggacaGAAGGAACCATCTACTCCTGCCCAGACCAGCACTGCACTCCCTGCGACAGAGGACTCTAAGAGAGTGCTGCAG gagCTCCGGGAAGTGTCTGCCCTGTGGAATGAAGCAGACCGCACGTGGCCCGTGTACCAGCAGCAGGTAGAGCAAACGCGGGCAGAAAGAGCGGCATGGGAAGGCTGGAGTGCAGGGGAGGACCAGCCTCCACTGCAG CGGTTTGCCAGTGCGAGCGTGTGGGCTCCGCgtcctccagcccagccccgggGACAGCaagtgaggaggaggtggaggaaggatGTGGATCCTCCGCCGGGAAGTAAAATGGGAACAGCGACCAAGCTGGCACTGCATGCCGA cctcctctcccctGCGAGCAGCTCAGGTGCTCCAAAGGTTGGAGCCCCACCTCCATCAGCAAGAGGCTTTTGCTGA
- the LOC121106523 gene encoding uncharacterized protein LOC121106523 isoform X4, with the protein MAAGTAPRLKRLLTKAGRPCALREPEMDCEGPNRASPGRQAAARPGEAQSWQASAPSAEGSCGGASARRGHIRHGRIRLVSVRGRESSQAGAPGQAEDVTARLTSPGCWKLGAVTVRFRDDDGPSPRSRGELCCSVCYPAQPVAGGLGRQSCQRGLWSSTTESTILLFLLEPWPGCGEKSKRRKRAPGVGVPPDCHVDRFIQWHQGWTCLQRLWTPRPRDGCIAVQLPSGRESFSRCSLPTGLPQIVAIWDAVSDYILEQMKLDKGVLVPGLGLFAAVREQFHSKEVAVSVRRPVFQLDIGVLWLQDLQSPTDIIPDDVKIERLNYRQLSRATGISLHVVQRCVRETVLLYCHLLRNKAHVSFAFKNIGVMTYEDDFLCMRFLSSCITTLESNASLTALLHTRIWPARSADFGSETTAHGIQVLPRFQLAVKKSRAEAAAERNAAVARKMSRGGTAGRLLQKRKTLPPSMLLQYQAGSRQQDVAKKPSARSSGKCLPCGMKQTARGPCTSSSGLPVRACGLRVLQPSPGDSK; encoded by the exons ATGGCAGCCggcacagccccacggctgAAGCGGCTGCTTACAAAGGCAGGGCGGCCGTGTGCGCTGCGGGAGCCCGAAATGGACTGTGAGGGGCCCAACCGGGCCAGCCCGGGCCGGCAGGCTGCAGCGCGGCCGGGTGAGGCTCAGAGCTGGCAGGCCTCTGCCCCCTCCGCTGAGGGTTCGTGCGGCGGAGCTTCTGCCCGGAGGGGCCACATCCGGCACGGCAGGATTCGGCTGGTTAGTGTGCGAGGCCGGGAAAGCTCGCAGGCTGGGGCTCCGGGGCAGGCGGAGGATGTCACAGCGCGGCTGACATCACCgggctgctggaagctgggTGCTGTCACAGTGCGTTTCCGTGACGACGACGGGCCCTCCCCAAGGAGCCGAggggagctttgctgctctgtttgttacCCGGCGCAGCCTGTCGCGGGGGGGCTGGGCAGACAGTCTTGCCAAAGAGGCCTGTGGTCCAGCACAACTGAGAGCAcaatccttttgtttctcctcgaaccctggccaggctgtggggagaaaagcaagaggagaaagagggcACCGGGTGTTGGTGTTCCCCCGGACTGCCACGTGGATCGGTTCATTCAGTGGCATCAAGGCTGGACCTGCTTGCAGCGGCTTTGGACACCTCGCCCACGGGATGGATGCATTGCTGTACAACTCCCCAGTGGCCGGGAGAGCTTCTCCAGATGCTCATTGCCAACGGGGCTCCCCC agattGTGGCGATCTGGGATGCTGTGTCTGATTACATCCTGGAACAGATGAAGCTGGACAAG GGAGTCCTGGTCCCGGGACTCGGGCTCTTTGCTGCGGTCCGAGAGCAATTCCACAGCAAAGAAGTGGCGGTGTCGGTCCGAAGACCTGTCTTCCAGCTGGACATCggggtgctgtggctgcaggacctCCAGTCGCCCACCGACATCATCCCCG ACGATGTCAAGATTGAGCGGCTGAACTACCGGCAGCTCTCGCGAGCCACCGGCATCTCGCTGCACGTGGTGCAGCGCTGCGTGCGAGAGACCGTCCTCTTGTACTGTCACCTCCTGAGGAACAAGGCGCACGTCTCATTCGCCTTCAAGAACATTGGCGTTATGACATACGAGGACGACTTCCTCTGCATGAGGTTCTTGTCCAGCTGCATTACAACGCTGGAGAGCAATGCCAGCctgactgcactgctccacACT AGAATTTGGCCGGCCCGTTCTGCTGACTTCGGGTCAGAGACCACCGCTCATGGGATCCAGGTGTTGCCGAG GTTTCAGCTCGCTgtgaaaaagagcagagcagaggccgCCGCAGAAAGGAACGCTGCAGTGGCGCGGAAGATGAGTAgag GGGGCACTGCCGGCAGGCTGCTACAGAAGCGGAAGACACTTCCcccctccatgctgctgcaatACCAGGCAGGCTCAAGGCAGCAAGATGTGGCAAAGAAGCCTTCTGCCAG gagCTCCGGGAAGTGTCTGCCCTGTGGAATGAAGCAGACCGCACGTGGCCCGTGTACCAGCAGCAG CGGTTTGCCAGTGCGAGCGTGTGGGCTCCGCgtcctccagcccagccccgggGACAGCaagtga
- the LOC121106523 gene encoding uncharacterized protein LOC121106523 isoform X6, which translates to MAAGTAPRLKRLLTKAGRPCALREPEMDCEGPNRASPGRQAAARPGEAQSWQASAPSAEGSCGGASARRGHIRHGRIRLVSVRGRESSQAGAPGQAEDVTARLTSPGCWKLGAVTVRFRDDDGPSPRSRGELCCSVCYPAQPVAGGLGRQSCQRGLWSSTTESTILLFLLEPWPGCGEKSKRRKRAPGVGVPPDCHVDRFIQWHQGWTCLQRLWTPRPRDGCIAVQLPSGRESFSRCSLPTGLPQIVAIWDAVSDYILEQMKLDKGVLVPGLGLFAAVREQFHSKEVAVSVRRPVFQLDIGVLWLQDLQSPTDIIPDDVKIERLNYRQLSRATGISLHVVQRCVRETVLLYCHLLRNKAHVSFAFKNIGVMTYEDDFLCMRFLSSCITTLESNASLTALLHTRIWPARSADFGSETTAHGIQVLPRFQLAVKKSRAEAAAERNAAVARKMSRGGTAGRLLQKRKTLPPSMLLQYQAGSRQQDVAKKPSARSSGKCLPCGMKQTARGPCTSSR; encoded by the exons ATGGCAGCCggcacagccccacggctgAAGCGGCTGCTTACAAAGGCAGGGCGGCCGTGTGCGCTGCGGGAGCCCGAAATGGACTGTGAGGGGCCCAACCGGGCCAGCCCGGGCCGGCAGGCTGCAGCGCGGCCGGGTGAGGCTCAGAGCTGGCAGGCCTCTGCCCCCTCCGCTGAGGGTTCGTGCGGCGGAGCTTCTGCCCGGAGGGGCCACATCCGGCACGGCAGGATTCGGCTGGTTAGTGTGCGAGGCCGGGAAAGCTCGCAGGCTGGGGCTCCGGGGCAGGCGGAGGATGTCACAGCGCGGCTGACATCACCgggctgctggaagctgggTGCTGTCACAGTGCGTTTCCGTGACGACGACGGGCCCTCCCCAAGGAGCCGAggggagctttgctgctctgtttgttacCCGGCGCAGCCTGTCGCGGGGGGGCTGGGCAGACAGTCTTGCCAAAGAGGCCTGTGGTCCAGCACAACTGAGAGCAcaatccttttgtttctcctcgaaccctggccaggctgtggggagaaaagcaagaggagaaagagggcACCGGGTGTTGGTGTTCCCCCGGACTGCCACGTGGATCGGTTCATTCAGTGGCATCAAGGCTGGACCTGCTTGCAGCGGCTTTGGACACCTCGCCCACGGGATGGATGCATTGCTGTACAACTCCCCAGTGGCCGGGAGAGCTTCTCCAGATGCTCATTGCCAACGGGGCTCCCCC agattGTGGCGATCTGGGATGCTGTGTCTGATTACATCCTGGAACAGATGAAGCTGGACAAG GGAGTCCTGGTCCCGGGACTCGGGCTCTTTGCTGCGGTCCGAGAGCAATTCCACAGCAAAGAAGTGGCGGTGTCGGTCCGAAGACCTGTCTTCCAGCTGGACATCggggtgctgtggctgcaggacctCCAGTCGCCCACCGACATCATCCCCG ACGATGTCAAGATTGAGCGGCTGAACTACCGGCAGCTCTCGCGAGCCACCGGCATCTCGCTGCACGTGGTGCAGCGCTGCGTGCGAGAGACCGTCCTCTTGTACTGTCACCTCCTGAGGAACAAGGCGCACGTCTCATTCGCCTTCAAGAACATTGGCGTTATGACATACGAGGACGACTTCCTCTGCATGAGGTTCTTGTCCAGCTGCATTACAACGCTGGAGAGCAATGCCAGCctgactgcactgctccacACT AGAATTTGGCCGGCCCGTTCTGCTGACTTCGGGTCAGAGACCACCGCTCATGGGATCCAGGTGTTGCCGAG GTTTCAGCTCGCTgtgaaaaagagcagagcagaggccgCCGCAGAAAGGAACGCTGCAGTGGCGCGGAAGATGAGTAgag GGGGCACTGCCGGCAGGCTGCTACAGAAGCGGAAGACACTTCCcccctccatgctgctgcaatACCAGGCAGGCTCAAGGCAGCAAGATGTGGCAAAGAAGCCTTCTGCCAG gagCTCCGGGAAGTGTCTGCCCTGTGGAATGAAGCAGACCGCACGTGGCCCGTGTACCAGCAGCAGGTAG
- the LOC121106523 gene encoding uncharacterized protein LOC121106523 isoform X2, translating to MAAGTAPRLKRLLTKAGRPCALREPEMDCEGPNRASPGRQAAARPGEAQSWQASAPSAEGSCGGASARRGHIRHGRIRLVSVRGRESSQAGAPGQAEDVTARLTSPGCWKLGAVTVRFRDDDGPSPRSRGELCCSVCYPAQPVAGGLGRQSCQRGLWSSTTESTILLFLLEPWPGCGEKSKRRKRAPGVGVPPDCHVDRFIQWHQGWTCLQRLWTPRPRDGCIAVQLPSGRESFSRCSLPTGLPQIVAIWDAVSDYILEQMKLDKGVLVPGLGLFAAVREQFHSKEVAVSVRRPVFQLDIGVLWLQDLQSPTDIIPDDVKIERLNYRQLSRATGISLHVVQRCVRETVLLYCHLLRNKAHVSFAFKNIGVMTYEDDFLCMRFLSSCITTLESNASLTALLHTRIWPARSADFGSETTAHGIQVLPRFQLAVKKSRAEAAAERNAAVARKMSRGGTAGRLLQKRKTLPPSMLLQYQAGSRQQDVAKKPSASVLPPCAGSSHGRKQAGQKEPSTPAQTSTALPATEDSKRVLQELREVSALWNEADRTWPVYQQQRFASASVWAPRPPAQPRGQQVRRRWRKDVDPPPGSKMGTATKLALHADLLSPASSSGAPKVGAPPPSARGFC from the exons ATGGCAGCCggcacagccccacggctgAAGCGGCTGCTTACAAAGGCAGGGCGGCCGTGTGCGCTGCGGGAGCCCGAAATGGACTGTGAGGGGCCCAACCGGGCCAGCCCGGGCCGGCAGGCTGCAGCGCGGCCGGGTGAGGCTCAGAGCTGGCAGGCCTCTGCCCCCTCCGCTGAGGGTTCGTGCGGCGGAGCTTCTGCCCGGAGGGGCCACATCCGGCACGGCAGGATTCGGCTGGTTAGTGTGCGAGGCCGGGAAAGCTCGCAGGCTGGGGCTCCGGGGCAGGCGGAGGATGTCACAGCGCGGCTGACATCACCgggctgctggaagctgggTGCTGTCACAGTGCGTTTCCGTGACGACGACGGGCCCTCCCCAAGGAGCCGAggggagctttgctgctctgtttgttacCCGGCGCAGCCTGTCGCGGGGGGGCTGGGCAGACAGTCTTGCCAAAGAGGCCTGTGGTCCAGCACAACTGAGAGCAcaatccttttgtttctcctcgaaccctggccaggctgtggggagaaaagcaagaggagaaagagggcACCGGGTGTTGGTGTTCCCCCGGACTGCCACGTGGATCGGTTCATTCAGTGGCATCAAGGCTGGACCTGCTTGCAGCGGCTTTGGACACCTCGCCCACGGGATGGATGCATTGCTGTACAACTCCCCAGTGGCCGGGAGAGCTTCTCCAGATGCTCATTGCCAACGGGGCTCCCCC agattGTGGCGATCTGGGATGCTGTGTCTGATTACATCCTGGAACAGATGAAGCTGGACAAG GGAGTCCTGGTCCCGGGACTCGGGCTCTTTGCTGCGGTCCGAGAGCAATTCCACAGCAAAGAAGTGGCGGTGTCGGTCCGAAGACCTGTCTTCCAGCTGGACATCggggtgctgtggctgcaggacctCCAGTCGCCCACCGACATCATCCCCG ACGATGTCAAGATTGAGCGGCTGAACTACCGGCAGCTCTCGCGAGCCACCGGCATCTCGCTGCACGTGGTGCAGCGCTGCGTGCGAGAGACCGTCCTCTTGTACTGTCACCTCCTGAGGAACAAGGCGCACGTCTCATTCGCCTTCAAGAACATTGGCGTTATGACATACGAGGACGACTTCCTCTGCATGAGGTTCTTGTCCAGCTGCATTACAACGCTGGAGAGCAATGCCAGCctgactgcactgctccacACT AGAATTTGGCCGGCCCGTTCTGCTGACTTCGGGTCAGAGACCACCGCTCATGGGATCCAGGTGTTGCCGAG GTTTCAGCTCGCTgtgaaaaagagcagagcagaggccgCCGCAGAAAGGAACGCTGCAGTGGCGCGGAAGATGAGTAgag GGGGCACTGCCGGCAGGCTGCTACAGAAGCGGAAGACACTTCCcccctccatgctgctgcaatACCAGGCAGGCTCAAGGCAGCAAGATGTGGCAAAGAAGCCTTCTGCCAG CGTGCTCCCGCCgtgtgcaggcagctcccacgggagaaagcaagcaggacaGAAGGAACCATCTACTCCTGCCCAGACCAGCACTGCACTCCCTGCGACAGAGGACTCTAAGAGAGTGCTGCAG gagCTCCGGGAAGTGTCTGCCCTGTGGAATGAAGCAGACCGCACGTGGCCCGTGTACCAGCAGCAG CGGTTTGCCAGTGCGAGCGTGTGGGCTCCGCgtcctccagcccagccccgggGACAGCaagtgaggaggaggtggaggaaggatGTGGATCCTCCGCCGGGAAGTAAAATGGGAACAGCGACCAAGCTGGCACTGCATGCCGA cctcctctcccctGCGAGCAGCTCAGGTGCTCCAAAGGTTGGAGCCCCACCTCCATCAGCAAGAGGCTTTTGCTGA
- the LOC121106523 gene encoding coiled-coil domain-containing protein 81-like isoform X3, with translation MAAGTAPRLKRLLTKAGRPCALREPEMDCEGPNRASPGRQAAARPGEAQSWQASAPSAEGSCGGASARRGHIRHGRIRLAVGRKARGERGHRVLVFPRTATWIGSFSGIKAGPACSGFGHLAHGMDALLYNSPVAGRASPDAHCQRGSPVSADLGDEIVAIWDAVSDYILEQMKLDKGVLVPGLGLFAAVREQFHSKEVAVSVRRPVFQLDIGVLWLQDLQSPTDIIPDDVKIERLNYRQLSRATGISLHVVQRCVRETVLLYCHLLRNKAHVSFAFKNIGVMTYEDDFLCMRFLSSCITTLESNASLTALLHTRIWPARSADFGSETTAHGIQVLPRFQLAVKKSRAEAAAERNAAVARKMSRGGTAGRLLQKRKTLPPSMLLQYQAGSRQQDVAKKPSASVLPPCAGSSHGRKQAGQKEPSTPAQTSTALPATEDSKRVLQELREVSALWNEADRTWPVYQQQVEQTRAERAAWEGWSAGEDQPPLQRFASASVWAPRPPAQPRGQQVRRRWRKDVDPPPGSKMGTATKLALHADLLSPASSSGAPKVGAPPPSARGFC, from the exons ATGGCAGCCggcacagccccacggctgAAGCGGCTGCTTACAAAGGCAGGGCGGCCGTGTGCGCTGCGGGAGCCCGAAATGGACTGTGAGGGGCCCAACCGGGCCAGCCCGGGCCGGCAGGCTGCAGCGCGGCCGGGTGAGGCTCAGAGCTGGCAGGCCTCTGCCCCCTCCGCTGAGGGTTCGTGCGGCGGAGCTTCTGCCCGGAGGGGCCACATCCGGCACGGCAGGATTCGGCTG gctgtggggagaaaagcaagaggagaaagagggcACCGGGTGTTGGTGTTCCCCCGGACTGCCACGTGGATCGGTTCATTCAGTGGCATCAAGGCTGGACCTGCTTGCAGCGGCTTTGGACACCTCGCCCACGGGATGGATGCATTGCTGTACAACTCCCCAGTGGCCGGGAGAGCTTCTCCAGATGCTCATTGCCAACGGGGCTCCCCCGTGAGTGCGGATCTGGGTGATG agattGTGGCGATCTGGGATGCTGTGTCTGATTACATCCTGGAACAGATGAAGCTGGACAAG GGAGTCCTGGTCCCGGGACTCGGGCTCTTTGCTGCGGTCCGAGAGCAATTCCACAGCAAAGAAGTGGCGGTGTCGGTCCGAAGACCTGTCTTCCAGCTGGACATCggggtgctgtggctgcaggacctCCAGTCGCCCACCGACATCATCCCCG ACGATGTCAAGATTGAGCGGCTGAACTACCGGCAGCTCTCGCGAGCCACCGGCATCTCGCTGCACGTGGTGCAGCGCTGCGTGCGAGAGACCGTCCTCTTGTACTGTCACCTCCTGAGGAACAAGGCGCACGTCTCATTCGCCTTCAAGAACATTGGCGTTATGACATACGAGGACGACTTCCTCTGCATGAGGTTCTTGTCCAGCTGCATTACAACGCTGGAGAGCAATGCCAGCctgactgcactgctccacACT AGAATTTGGCCGGCCCGTTCTGCTGACTTCGGGTCAGAGACCACCGCTCATGGGATCCAGGTGTTGCCGAG GTTTCAGCTCGCTgtgaaaaagagcagagcagaggccgCCGCAGAAAGGAACGCTGCAGTGGCGCGGAAGATGAGTAgag GGGGCACTGCCGGCAGGCTGCTACAGAAGCGGAAGACACTTCCcccctccatgctgctgcaatACCAGGCAGGCTCAAGGCAGCAAGATGTGGCAAAGAAGCCTTCTGCCAG CGTGCTCCCGCCgtgtgcaggcagctcccacgggagaaagcaagcaggacaGAAGGAACCATCTACTCCTGCCCAGACCAGCACTGCACTCCCTGCGACAGAGGACTCTAAGAGAGTGCTGCAG gagCTCCGGGAAGTGTCTGCCCTGTGGAATGAAGCAGACCGCACGTGGCCCGTGTACCAGCAGCAGGTAGAGCAAACGCGGGCAGAAAGAGCGGCATGGGAAGGCTGGAGTGCAGGGGAGGACCAGCCTCCACTGCAG CGGTTTGCCAGTGCGAGCGTGTGGGCTCCGCgtcctccagcccagccccgggGACAGCaagtgaggaggaggtggaggaaggatGTGGATCCTCCGCCGGGAAGTAAAATGGGAACAGCGACCAAGCTGGCACTGCATGCCGA cctcctctcccctGCGAGCAGCTCAGGTGCTCCAAAGGTTGGAGCCCCACCTCCATCAGCAAGAGGCTTTTGCTGA
- the LOC121106523 gene encoding coiled-coil domain-containing protein 81-like isoform X5: MSQWDALHHKDVFPGAAAVPALPCKAWALLEHCSGALSFCGQESGQGQQGCTGRPSVTRGGAGALCRELLVEEPGRASLAASRGLPASDMEGCWTVTISSELVYTFPTLLHLSAEEIVAIWDAVSDYILEQMKLDKGVLVPGLGLFAAVREQFHSKEVAVSVRRPVFQLDIGVLWLQDLQSPTDIIPDDVKIERLNYRQLSRATGISLHVVQRCVRETVLLYCHLLRNKAHVSFAFKNIGVMTYEDDFLCMRFLSSCITTLESNASLTALLHTRIWPARSADFGSETTAHGIQVLPRFQLAVKKSRAEAAAERNAAVARKMSRGGTAGRLLQKRKTLPPSMLLQYQAGSRQQDVAKKPSASVLPPCAGSSHGRKQAGQKEPSTPAQTSTALPATEDSKRVLQELREVSALWNEADRTWPVYQQQVEQTRAERAAWEGWSAGEDQPPLQRFASASVWAPRPPAQPRGQQVRRRWRKDVDPPPGSKMGTATKLALHADLLSPASSSGAPKVGAPPPSARGFC, encoded by the exons ATGTCACAATGGGATGCACTGCATCACAAGGATGTGTTTCCTGGGGCAGCGGCAGTGCCGGCACTTCCCTGCAAGGCCTGGgcgctgctggagcactgctcaggggCTCTGTCCTTCTGTGGCCAGGAGTCAGGTCAGGGGCAGCAAGGCTGCACCGGGCGACCCTCGGTGACGCGTGGAGGAGCAGGGGCACTTTGCAGAGAACTGTTGGTTGAGGAGCCAGGGAGGGCATCCTTAGCTGCGAGCCGAGGGCTGCCGGCAAGCGACATGGAAGGCTGCTGGACTGTGACCATCAGCTCGGAGCTGGTCTACACGTTCCCAACGCTCCTGCATCTCTCTGCCGAAG agattGTGGCGATCTGGGATGCTGTGTCTGATTACATCCTGGAACAGATGAAGCTGGACAAG GGAGTCCTGGTCCCGGGACTCGGGCTCTTTGCTGCGGTCCGAGAGCAATTCCACAGCAAAGAAGTGGCGGTGTCGGTCCGAAGACCTGTCTTCCAGCTGGACATCggggtgctgtggctgcaggacctCCAGTCGCCCACCGACATCATCCCCG ACGATGTCAAGATTGAGCGGCTGAACTACCGGCAGCTCTCGCGAGCCACCGGCATCTCGCTGCACGTGGTGCAGCGCTGCGTGCGAGAGACCGTCCTCTTGTACTGTCACCTCCTGAGGAACAAGGCGCACGTCTCATTCGCCTTCAAGAACATTGGCGTTATGACATACGAGGACGACTTCCTCTGCATGAGGTTCTTGTCCAGCTGCATTACAACGCTGGAGAGCAATGCCAGCctgactgcactgctccacACT AGAATTTGGCCGGCCCGTTCTGCTGACTTCGGGTCAGAGACCACCGCTCATGGGATCCAGGTGTTGCCGAG GTTTCAGCTCGCTgtgaaaaagagcagagcagaggccgCCGCAGAAAGGAACGCTGCAGTGGCGCGGAAGATGAGTAgag GGGGCACTGCCGGCAGGCTGCTACAGAAGCGGAAGACACTTCCcccctccatgctgctgcaatACCAGGCAGGCTCAAGGCAGCAAGATGTGGCAAAGAAGCCTTCTGCCAG CGTGCTCCCGCCgtgtgcaggcagctcccacgggagaaagcaagcaggacaGAAGGAACCATCTACTCCTGCCCAGACCAGCACTGCACTCCCTGCGACAGAGGACTCTAAGAGAGTGCTGCAG gagCTCCGGGAAGTGTCTGCCCTGTGGAATGAAGCAGACCGCACGTGGCCCGTGTACCAGCAGCAGGTAGAGCAAACGCGGGCAGAAAGAGCGGCATGGGAAGGCTGGAGTGCAGGGGAGGACCAGCCTCCACTGCAG CGGTTTGCCAGTGCGAGCGTGTGGGCTCCGCgtcctccagcccagccccgggGACAGCaagtgaggaggaggtggaggaaggatGTGGATCCTCCGCCGGGAAGTAAAATGGGAACAGCGACCAAGCTGGCACTGCATGCCGA cctcctctcccctGCGAGCAGCTCAGGTGCTCCAAAGGTTGGAGCCCCACCTCCATCAGCAAGAGGCTTTTGCTGA